The genomic window CATGGTCACCGTGAGGGGCGCCCAACACATAACTCTGCTGCCCTCCAAAGATTCAGGAGCCCTgcgcccccctcccgccccagctCCTGTCTCTTCGAAGGGCCTGTGGTTTTCCCAGGCAGGTGTGAGCGCGTCCCTCGGTCTAGTGCTGTCTGTCCTGTTTACTTGGGTTCCCGGGGCCTCGTCCCCTTGGCCATGGGGACCAGGATCTTTGGAACAAGGATTGCttggggcccagggaggcagcGGAGCCCCTGGATGGATCCCTCCCCTCCGGCTGCTCCCACCCCCCAGACCTGCATGCCCAGCCCTCATCAACTCCTCTAATGATCACCCTCCTCTCCCTACTCCCTTCTTTTggaggacagagaaggacagCGTATGCATGCCCCTGTGTTCTCTGTGACTGagtctgtctctgtttccaaGACTAGTCTTTGTCTATCTCTCAGTTGCTCTGGGCGTGTCTCTCTCGGTCACTTTGTGTGGTGGGCACAGGCGGGTGTTGATCATTTACTCTCTGGGTTTctgccctttcttttccttctctgcctgtggctctcctctccctgtgcccttgtggtctctgtgtctctctgtgtctcttgtttCTACGTCTCCCCTGCTTCCAACATGGcatgcagtggggggggggggggtgcggggagcaccctctctgagcccctgtTACCCTGAATACACAGCCGGTGGTCTGATGAGAGGATTAGGCTGCACCCTGTACCCTGTAATTGCCCGCCTGGCTCCGGGGCCCCATGGCCCCCGACTTCACCCTCCTGGCTCCCAGCTTACCCTCAGTCAGGCCTTCCCACACCCCAGGGGTGGCACCGGGGGGATTGGGAGTCCAGGCCCCTTTCTGCcgccctcccctacctcccatccCCCTAACCCTCTTGCCCTGGGCCCAGGGGGCCCTAGTCTTGCCACCTCAGGAGCTGTGGGTTTGAAGTTTGCTCCATTTCTGCCTTCCGCCCACCCTGCACTGAGGGGCTGAGCTCCTCACTGTAATTACATGTGGCTGCGGTCCGCCTCTTCCCAGCCTCCTGGGCCggctccctgcctctcttcctgcccGGCCCCTCCGCCTCAGGCCCGTCCTTCTCCTCACCCCCAGGTCTCTGATTCCTTCTCCTGCTCTCATCCTATTTGACCGGGCTTCGCCCTATCTGTCACTCTCGCTCTTCCGGTAACCATGTTCCCTTCTCTGtcgcctctgcctctgtccccatcCTTACCTGCCtccccctcactttctctctactGAACCTCCCTCCTGTCCCAGGCTGTCTGTCATGGGGCTTCTGGGGGCTCCCTCTTTCAGTGCCCAAAGCTGCCTTctgatgctgtctctctctctctctctgcttcttcctttcaTTGTCCCTTTGGTTCTTCCcctgtcactctttttttttttttttaatttattttgagaaagagagagagagtgagtgtgggggaggggcagagagagagactcccaagcaggctctgaactgatgcagggctcgaacccccaaaccacgagatcatgatctgagctgaagtcatgagccccccacccccatcactctTGATGCCTGTCCCTACTCTCCATCACTGACCATCTGTCTGTTCTCTCCTGTTCCGCGGttctgcctcttctccccactTCCCTTCATACTGCACatcgctggggcgcctgggtggctcagtcagctgagcgtccacctcctgatttcggctcaggtcatgatcttgcagtctgtgggactgagccccgcatcgggctccgcactgacagaaaggagcctgcttgggattccggctccctctctctctgcccctcccccactagtgctctctctctctctctctctctctctctctctgtctctctctctctcaaaataaacaaataaacattaaaaaaaaaacactgcacaTCTCTGGCCCCTTTCCCTGACAACCACACGGACACATGTAAACACATGCACTCAcgtgcacgcatacacacacacacacacacacacacacacacccttgatCACTCgtgggttttgttttgggaaCTTTCTATTTTGGAGCCTGGCACTGTTGCCAGATAGGGTAAGGGCTGGGTAGCTGgtacaaagagacagagaatgagggcTCATGGCATTCTGGGCTGTGGGAAGGGGACCAGGGCTGGGCAGACAGGAGGGCACCAGGAAAATATACCTTCGTCGTCTGATTTTTCTCTAGCCCAGACCCAACCCCTCCTGCCTGAGCTGGAGGTAGTAACAGGATCCACGCACCCTGTGGAGGCAGTGCTAGAGGAGGACTCCCTGGAAGAGGCGGCACCCCCCATGCCCCAAGGCAATGACCCTGGGGCCCCTCAGGCCCTGGACAGCACTGACCTCGACGGCCCCACAGAAGCTGTGACACGTGAGTCCTAGGGAGCCAGGGGATGCGGGTGGCAACATGGAGGGGTCGCACCAGGGAATCCGATTCTTACGGGCTGGCGGAAACGCAGCCGTCGCCCGCGGGAGCCTAGCACAGGGCCAGGACCTTGAGGGGTGGGTGACGGAAAGGCATGGTCACTGTCCTTTCTGTCTAGGAAAGAGACCGCCACAGGCAAAATGACTGGTATAAGATCAGTTCACAAGGAGTGTGGACAGGCTCCAGGCGATATGGTTCAGGACAAGAGGGCGTGTGGCCATATGAAAGGagaagggggctgggggtgctgggggcagggagccagaGCAGAGCCCCGCTGGATCCCACCCTTCCGGGCGTCAAGGGtgaagaggcaggagagaagcCCCCAGCTGCCCTGGGCAGAAGGGAGCCCACCCCCAGGCTTGGCTGGAGGAGGCCTCCGAGGAGGTCCTGGAGGGAGGGAATTCTTCCCCTTCGCTCtcaagagagggggaggggcagccagagCCATTTGTATTTAATAATAAGATCCACAAAATCCGTAGATACATTTGCCCTTTCCAACCTTGTCTCCCTAAAGGATCTCACGAGCTCTTCAAAGCAGCCCGTAGCGAGGCAGCAGGATAGCTCTTGCcaagtccattttacagatgaggagactgaggcacacagaACCACTCAGCCTGGACACAGCTGGGGAACTCAGGTCTCCCGGCCCAGTGCTCTCTCCTATGCCTTCCTGCCCAGCTGGCAGGGCTCAGCAGGGAGCTGCCTTCAGCCAGGGCATCTGGGGCTAAGTTGGACTCCCTGGAAGTCGGGGTTACTAAATCCTGCTAGCGCACTGCCCTCAGCCTCCTCTAGACACACCCACCAGCAGAATCGAGAGAAAGAGGTCAGCGCCGTGGCCACAGAGGAGGGGGCCTGGATGGGAGTCGGACAGACACCTCTGTGTCTATGGGCCCGAGTGTTTGCTCTGTGACTCAGTCCCCACGGCCACCCCCACGGCTATGGCCACAGGCAAGCTCTGTGTCTGCCCGAACCTCCCAGGGCCCTCAGCTCACCACACACTCCCGCCCTCTGGTCACTGTGCCCATGTTTAGGCATCAGGGCAGGGGGCACGGAAGCTGGCCAAGGACTCGGGCCGGTCTCCCGCCACCACGGGGCCAAGAGGTGGGAGCAGGATGATTCAGGCCTGGCTGCTTCCCATGGCCTTACCCCTGTTTACCCAGATGCAGGCACCAGCCACACCTCAGGGCCAAAGGCTCCCAGCGTGGAGCTGCTCCAGAGCCCTGCTCCCATCCTCTCCTGACTCCCCACCTGGTCCTCGGCTCCTTTCTCACAGCGtccatcccctccccactccacttCCTTGCTGTGGAATCTTGGGCAGGTTTTACCCTCTCCAcacctcagttttttcatctgtgaaatggggccgGTAATAGTCGATCTGTCACAACTACGACACGGAAAGCTCTCGGCACGGTGCTGGTACCTCATCACAGCTCCACGCGTAAGCTACTAGTTCTGAGACTAGTGATGGTTGGGATGTAGCAGCCTATTCCCCAGTCCTCCGTCTCCCAGCCTctgctcccttcctgcctctgcgTCCCGAGCCCCAGCTCTTAGCCTCCAGGCCGGGCCCACCTCCGACATTtactagctgtgggaccttggacaagttactgtACTCCTCTAGGActccgtttcctcctctgtgaaaggtGGGTCCTGCCCTATGGAGATACTCAGAGGCTTTGGTGAGAGAAGAATTAGCATGACAAGTGCTTAGAAGGGTGGAGGTGAGCAGTCAGTGCTCCCTGACTGGACGTGACCGCCACCATTTCTTAGAAGGCCCAACCAGGGGACGCTTCCCCAGTCAGGGGATGCTCTGAGgccaccttcccctctcctcagCCTGCCGGGACTCGGGGACCCAGACCCCAGTGCGTAGAGATGGAAGTGTCCCGCACACATTTACAGAGTCCTCCCCAGGGGTCAGCAGCCCTGAGTGGCTGAGGGGTCCCAGagctctgcttctccctcccctcccccaaacacacacacacacacacacacacacacacacatacacacctccCCTCATCTCTTGTGAACAGAACCATGCCATCCAGGTGAGCAAAACTGAGGTGAGGAAAGGGACTGGGTGCTTTGGGGGGGATCCCCAGACCCAGCTTCCCTGTACCCCACTGATGAAGCTGAAGTTTGGTCCCTCAGCCTGAGATGGGGACTCAGAGAATTCCTGGCCTCggggacccccccctcccccaccgctgGCCTCTCTTCCCTTGTCACCCTTCTCACCCAGACCCCCAGGGCCCCACAGCAGACTCTGCCAGCCACCCCACAGAGGCGGACAGGGCAGGGGAGCCgaggggaagagaggggctgtgagggcCCCTGGAGTCCAGGGCCAGGGCGTTCATCTCCAAACAGATGTTTCCAATAAATCACCCAGCACACGAAGGGCAAAAACAGCTGGGGGCTTGGCAGGGGCCGAGGTGAAGGTTAACTGCTTCGCTGCTGTCCTTCCTCACCCCAGCCAAACAGTCCTTACCCCTGACCACCGTCCCTCTTGCCAAAACCCCAGGACTCCAAGGGCAGGAGAATGGATTTCATGTGGGGTAAGAAGATGGGGTCCAGGGCTCTGAGTCCCTCCTCTTGTCTTGCACCTCTGTCTTTTCTGGAGGGAGCACTGGCCTGGGAGTCATGGGCCAGGCTCAACTCTGCTATTTCCTGGTGTGCCTCCGGGCACGTCAGTtctgctctctgggcctcagtttccccatctgcagaatACAAGGCCGGCTAGTTGGCCTGTGGTGTATCTAAGGACCGGGCCAGAGCTCTGGGAGGTCGTGGCCCCCCACCCTGGGGTCCCCCATTAACCTTTCTCATTATCTCTCTAGGCCAGCCTCAGGGGAACCCCTTGGGCTGCACCCCTCTGGTGGCGAATGGCTCAGGCCACCCCTCGGAGCTGGGCAGCACCAGGCGGGCGGGGAATGGTGCCCTGGGTGGCCCCAAGGCCCACCGGAAGTTGCAGACGCACCCGTCTCTCGCCAGCCAGGGCAGCAAGAAGGGCAAGAGCAGCACTAAATCTGCTGCCTCCCAGATCCCCCTCCAGGCGCAGGAAGGTAAGCACCCCATCCCACCTCTCCCTGGGAGAGGCCTCCGAAGGCATGATGCAGCAGCATTTTCACCAGGTTGCTTGTTAGAAGTTCAGTCTCAGCCCCACGCCAGGCCTACCGGCTCTGAACCTCTGGGTAGGGCCCAGGAGACTGGCCTGGGAATCTGGCCACCTACACCTGGTGGGTAAATCGAGGCACGGCTGCGTTCTCAAGAccagcccctccccatctctgctcACGGAGAGTTGCCGTAACAAGGAAGAAAACCATGTGGGCTGAGCCTGTGTAAACCACCCCATTTCTGGAAACACAGCTTCCCTCAAGGAATGGACCCTCTGTTTAGTGAGAGCAGGACACCCAGCAGAATAAAATGAGGCACCATCATCAGATATTCACATGGGGGTGCAGCGAGGACTGTGTGctccggcggggggcggggggggggggtaccgtGGTACGGCGGGAAGTCAGAGAACCCAGATATGCCAGCCATCGTTCCTGCAACGCAGAGGGGCCTCTGCAGGGCCGCCCTGGGCAGCCAGCTTTCCCGCCTCATGAGGCATCAGTTCAGCATGGGTGACGGCCCCCTGTAGCTCAGTGGTACTTGACCTTCACCCCAGAATTTTTAAGTGAGCCCTGTCCACTCCGGGGGACTCCGTCCGGCCTGGTCTACTGCAAACAGGATTCAGTGTGCACATTTGCATGTAATGTGTTCACCAACTTTCCCACCGAACAGATTCTGCCCAACAGTCTTAATTATGAAGGGAGTATTCGTTCATTTAAAATGTACTGCGCATCTGCTAcgagccaggccctgtgctgggtaaCCAGTCCGTGGCCTCTAAAGCTCTCATGAGAAAGACAAACAGGTAATCACCATATGGGGTGATAAATACACTGACAAAGCCACACACTGGAGATTATGCAAACAACCCCAGGGGACCCCACACCAGCCCAGAAAGCTGGGGAGGACGAGTCTGGGCAGGCTCCCGAGGTGTCTGAGCAAGCTTTAAAGGGTGAGTAGGAGTATCTAGCCAGGAGGGGCATTAACACAGAAGTGAGAAATGGCTAGTTTGGCTAGATCATGAAATTATGTAAGGAATGGGGAAAGGTGAGACTCCAAAAAGGCAGGggctctgggggtgggaggcaccTGGTTAACTCTACCCTGGACCTAGACTTTATCTGGAAGGCAATAGGGagccattgaagggttttaaaCAAGGTAGTGACTTCCATCGGATCTGCATTTGAAGAGAACGCCCTCGTTCAGTTTGCAGGTAGGTTGCAGGGGCTCCGAGCTGTCCCTCCACACAGTCCCTCCACACAGAAATGAGGCGGGAGAGTCAGATCCTCCGTGGTGTGAGACTCTCTGGAGGGGAGGCCAGGGGCCCACCTGCTGCGTGCCCAGCCCCTGGGAGGGATGCCAGCTCAACATCCTGGCAGCACACTGAGTGGAACTAGCCTGCCTGGTTTGGGTTCCCAGCTCCACCGTTTCCCCGCTGGCTGCCCAAGGGTAGGCTCACGTGTTAATTCAGCTACCATTTACTTACCTCGATGTCAGGCACCTTCTAGGGACTAGTAACATGCCAGTGACTACAGCGGACAAAGACGCCTGCCTTCCATGTTAGTAGGAGGAGAAAGCTGTGCAGAGCCATGGAAGGTGATAAGTCCTGGGGGTAGGGAGGAGGCGAAGCAGGCCAGGGGCGGGGCTGAAGGAGCTGGGGTGCGGCCAGCAGGTCACAGAGATGGTGGTTGTGGAAAGCCACAGCAGAGTGATCCAGGGGGACAGTGTGGGAGGAGACCAGGTCACGTGGGACCGTGGGGGCCACTGTGAGATCTTTGGCTTTTACTCCTAGTGAGGCGGAAGCCGCTGGAGGGCTCTGAGCACAGGAGGGATGGACTCCACTGAGGTTTTGCAAGGGTCCCTCTGGGCTACTGTGTAGGGAGTGGGTGCAGGGAGGGGTAGTCAAAGGTGGGGAGTGGGGTTACCAGTGAGAGGGCTGTTGCAGTTGCCCTGGTGAGAGAGCAACAGAATGGCAGGATTCTGCTGGGTCTATTTTGAagtgacttctctgtgcctcagttttttcatctgtagagTGGGGCTAAGAGTGGCCCCATCTCATGGAATCCTTGCAAGTTAAAATGAGTTTCATTCATGCccaacacttagaacagtgcctgggacGGGCTACCACTCAGTGTGTGTGTTAAATAAATGACTCAGGGTGTCGAAGAGTGGGCCTCGGGGTCCAGACCGCCTGGGCTCAGACCCTGGCTCTGAAGCTAATGGGGCAGGTGCATGTAACTCTCTGTGCCTTGGGGTCATGCCCTGGAAAGAATCACCATTTATCTGAGCTGTGGGAGGGTAGGGGAGCGCTCGTGAGCCCCCTGTGGCTGGGTCTCTGGCCCCTTGGCTGTCTCATGGCCCTGTCCCCCCACCCGTGCCCGCAGACTGCTGCGTCCACTGCATCCTGTCCTGCCTGTTCTGCGAGTTCCTGACGCTGTGCAACATCGTCCTGGACTGCGCCACGTGCGGCTCCTGCAGCTCCGAGGACTCGTgcctttgctgctgctgctgtggctcCGGCGAGTGCGCCGACTGCGACCTGCCCTGCGACCTGGACTGCGGCATCGTGGACGCCTGCTGCGAGTCCGCCGACTGCCTGGAGATCTGCATGGAGTGCTGCGGCCTCTGCTTTTCCTCCTGACCGCCGCCGCCCCCGCAGGGTCCCTCGCGCCCGCAGCCCGGGGGCGGGGACGCGCGAGGCCACCTCCGCGgaggcggcgggggggcggggccgcTGCAGCGCCGCCTCCTCGCGGTTCCCGGGACCGACGGTGGCCCCGGACacccggcgggcgggcgggctggGGTGGGAGCCGCGCCTGGCCCCGCGGCCTGGGCTGCGGAACACTGTGAACGTGGGGCGCAGGGACGCGGGGGAGGCGGGGCCGGCGGGCGGTGCGCTCCTCTACCTCTCACCGCCCCTGGCGCCCGCCTCCCGCCGCCCAGGCTCCGAGGACAGCAAAATGTGAAGTGAGACACCCCAGCCCGCCCTGGGCCAAGCCCCTCCCCAGTCTTCTTCCTGGGACCCGTGGGGGCCTGACCCCTGCGGTGACCCCCGAAGTCccccagagggcagggctgggccagaAGGGACGGGAACGCATAGAGACGActggaaggggggagagggagggaatggagggagggTCTGTTCTATTTGTTGCTGTAAATAAAGTTATTTGTCCAGCTCAGATTTCCTCGGCTCTCGTGACTACTCACGAGTCCACGGACCCCGAGACTCCGAAGCAaacacccacctcccccctcacatacacacacacacacacacacacacagagcacccAAATGATTGAGCCTTCCTTCTGGGGTCCGTTCTCTTCatgttcccctccctccttcaggGTCCCCCGAAAGGCAGCAAGGGTGCAGACTCCCCACCATTATTTCCCTCTTCCCAtcaaagggaaggggggaagccCAGGGAGGGAAGAGTTAACCCTTGGCATAGAATTAATTAACAACAGATGTGTTCGGGTTTTGATTAATTAATCTCCTGCTGACTCCTGCTTCTCGAAGCCCTTTCCGTGATGGCTCTGAGGCTTGGGTGCCGCCTGTGTCGGTGGCAGAGCAGTGTCCGGGGAGGGGTCGACTCAGGACGGCGCAGCCTGGGCTTGCCCCCCGGCTGGCCCCGGAAAGCAAGCGTGGCTTGCATGGGGGTCACTCAGCCCAGCCTCCAGTCCCCTGATTGTCAGGGggcctgaggaagaagaaaactggCAGGACTAGCAGAAGCCTGGAGGCCCCATGGCCAGAGCCCTCCTTGTCTGCAGGCAGGACAGCACTGAGCACTGCAGGAGGGGGTTCCAACACTGGGGAGGCCTGGCTGGGCTGAGCCTTCCCTACCCCATCCCCGACCAGGAGAGAGTCAGGAGGGGCCCAgggtgagtgagagagagaacatcccgTGGTTGGACTTGTACCATCTTGAGGAGAAGACAGAGCTGCAGAAGGCCTTGTAAACTTGAGAAATGGGTGGGCACCGCTTCCAGGAACAAAGGCTGGAATGGCCCGGAGGAATTCTGGAAGGAAGGAGCTCAGAAAAAGGGCCAGATGAAATCTCAACTCTCTTAAGGAGTGTCCTATGAAGGAGCAGCCCATGACTTTGGGAGGGGGGTACAGTTGTAGCAGGAGGAGGTAATAAGAGGTGGTGAGAAGGATTTCCCCGCCGGCCTCCCCTACACcagctccccccctcccccgcctcccatGCACAGGTACACAGCCCTCACTTTCCCAACATCAAGGTTTCCCCGACCTCTAGGACCACATAGGAAACTCAGGACCCGGAGGGGAAGggacctgcccagggtcacatagtCAAAATGGAAGCCAAGAGAGAAACCCCATCTGCTTGGCCCCtcagtgttcatttatttatctgtgtATCTGTGAATTTTTGTGCTTAGTTTTTGCATGCCCAAAGTACGAAAGGCTCTGAAGTCTAGCCTGTGCACATACAAGCATTTACacctattttcttccttcctcccttccttccttcctccctctctttcttttctattttacaaaGATGTCAAGGTTCTAGACACATTGTCCTACACTGTTTTTATCCCTTGACCATTTGTCCCGGGGACCTTCCTAGCACACTGAAAAGAGGCCTGAAGTTCCACTGAAGGACGAGCCTCCGTCCAGCTCCCCGGCTCCTGCTTAGTCCCTTCCAGTTATTTCTCTGCTACAAACAAGGACATGCGCTAACATGCCCTTTTCCGTGAACAAGCCGTGGCTGTAGAATATTTGAAAGGTGGGGTTGCTGTGACTTTGACACGGCGGCCCCATCGCCCTCCATGGCCACAGAAGCGCCATTTTTCTCACTGCTGTGGCTCTTTGTCCTGAGGAGGGTGGACAATGATGGGGGGCTCTCATTCAGTCCCTGCTCAACCTCAGGTCTTCCCGAAGGCTGGGGTCTGAGGGATGTGAGGGAGGccgggaggaggggtggggtgctCCCGACCAACTCAAGGTCTGGTCCAGGTGGGCAGGAAggccccctccctggccctggcccctcATGGGGACTGTGGCAGGAAGAGGTGCCTCTGCTATCCAAATATCGATTTCctgctgcaggctctgggctgttttCTTTAGGACAGTGGCTGAAACCTGAGAGGCTGAGCTGGATGGGGGCGGGACAGGGGCAGGATTCAGCCAGCCTCCCCccggcgcgcgcgcgcgcgcgcacacacacacacacacacactcattcactcacACTCACAGACTCTCCTTACAGTCACGTACCCACATACGTTCTGCAAAGCCACACGTACCGCACTCACATGCACACCACACCCACATGTATATGCACTCAGGCTCTTCACATTTGCAGAGCCCACAGCCACGGCCAGCCCTGGTCAGCCTGGGGCTGTGctgcagagcccaatgtccaCTCCCGCGGGTGCGGGTTCCAGCACTAGCTCTGCTGCGGGCCCCAGGGAAGAGGCTCTTTCACTTGGCCTCACTTTCTTTATGTAGACAATGGGACATCAGTGAGACTCTGGAAATCTAATGGTCACCACAGGGTTGGAACAGGAGACCAGCCCCCTGTGGCCCAGGAGACTTCTTGACTGGGCACGCATCATGTCCTGAGCCGTCTAACCCAAGACAGGCATTACCACACTGATGGGCGGAGAAGCTGGTGAGGCCAAGTTCAGTTGTCTCTGGCCAGGGTTGCCCTCGACCACCAGGTGATCTTGTGTGCCAGACTCAAAAGATTTTACCCCATGACGGAGCAAGTAGCATAACGAGGGGCTGGCTAATGAGGGGAGGGCTGGGCAGCCGTCCCTCTGCCTGCATAGCGGCTATCAGCTTCTCCCCATTCTTTAGCACATTTCATTAGCATCCCAATTAAATCAGCTGGTACCCAGAGCTGGGCGGACACAGCCACACGCCCTGCCATTCCATGGCTCTGGGGCTGCCAGGACGGGACACCTGTAAGCAGCCTGGATGCTGGATTGCCTGCAGCCACTCGTGCCCTGGGACATGTGCcaacacccccccctccccaaccaggGAGAGTAAGGGACTGAGGGCTGGCCCCTCAGCCTCTCGAGTGGCTCCAGACACTCCCCATTGCTGAGCAGTGGGAAGGCAGTGTGGTGGCTCTGAGGACTGGGCCTgtgtgaggaggggtggggaagaagcagGACAGGAGCCTCAGGCTACACGTGGGGGCAGCAGAGGGGACAGAGATCACGGACCTGGCCCCTTGTCACCTCCATGTGTTGCTTCCCTCCATATTCTGACCCTTCTGGAATGATGTGGAGACGCGTCATGGGGTGGTCCCATGGGCACAGCCCTCCTGTTGACccagccttcccttcccccttcaccTCCTGCAGAGGAAAGCCCCCTCCCggccttctccctgcccctcttctggTTTTACTACCTTTCCCCAGCCCTGCAGCAGCCTCTACAGTCCACAAGGCCTGCCATCTCTGGCTGTGCCTCTTTCCAGGTTACAAGCTCATTCCCTCCTACTGCACACGG from Neofelis nebulosa isolate mNeoNeb1 chromosome 6, mNeoNeb1.pri, whole genome shotgun sequence includes these protein-coding regions:
- the MDFI gene encoding myoD family inhibitor encodes the protein MSQVSGQRPPHCDAPHGAPSAAPGPAQTQPLLPELEVVTGSTHPVEAVLEEDSLEEAAPPMPQGNDPGAPQALDSTDLDGPTEAVTRQPQGNPLGCTPLVANGSGHPSELGSTRRAGNGALGGPKAHRKLQTHPSLASQGSKKGKSSTKSAASQIPLQAQEDCCVHCILSCLFCEFLTLCNIVLDCATCGSCSSEDSCLCCCCCGSGECADCDLPCDLDCGIVDACCESADCLEICMECCGLCFSS